The Acropora muricata isolate sample 2 chromosome 5, ASM3666990v1, whole genome shotgun sequence genome includes a window with the following:
- the LOC136916181 gene encoding ubinuclein-2-like isoform X1, with amino-acid sequence MEKPSPFPSEIGDAIRKSSESVPTLRFTLTLSKSNEKTCPEFSFLDLVKSSARKSSETSEKASWDDDDRDDEKLKALAKKFEEKYAPKPKLQKRRRDRVEDLIDVTYGYDDTDPFVDDSEAHDELLPADWTTEHGGFYINQGSLNFRPVSPGDESADEDFQKAKKVKLKSPKKLPKVPKVKKVKDPNIKKERKKSLDKEKKPRKSSVDKEKKHKKKLSLSSGNNSTLLSSPSSSAKNAGVKKSPGATPSNLISSPNGSPQATNNVIANHSSPAKQLNTSQLSSEGELPNGTAGATSVENMSVISADTAQNTSLQNGIQSSDVSMSELPEPTLPQCLPTDVESCILRLKQAGADGNKEGKCKFFTPAVNHMLLELETKSRALSSKVRSGIYEFLAFYLPCTKETLLKRAKKLLLNDQAGRLREPMAKLKAAVDRVIPEQMKRFEEEVRQHVEEESQKQSVPIQDGENPDDHKKELFKSAMEVREDNEKTDEIATPTDPNAPVQLDDKAKKNVPKRKFIWSEELRSLLCDVVLMKIKIFEMSKTRAQSAEEYLKSFFDNEVRPLWPKGWMTSRILLKESKQAHGKFTSVPAKAYKKPGPVPKKQGESPENQDSNVGNTDVKDSLNKLSTSISPTVSTGVSVPTISSSTETPAISALMNLAQCKQEPLDVKPVTAAVSQTVAAVNKKPVVTPAVVTKMETTAVSRPEMVLQAVPIITGLNLAKKDATVHKISVKSIPVLDNLKSKPAVTILDFADVGSLESQREALKQLPSQHPATSKQQSTSLLNKTPSPQEKLREPTPREQALTHLPSSVITTAVSLPSHSSSISTAWTQPAMTSPPKVVRSSAAVIPNSAVLAASVANLGTAGLPNSFIALTSSSFRHLQQQQQQQQASVADMRQQQQHQHPKPAADLVSAIRRQQQHLQQAQSQQPVASAPPASPQTILDSITSPRRLSGDLKSCQAVPSGFTQGLSPQSVAMSLNSPLSSQPMHQPQPPNLTLFGANLQGKVTTPLTHLGMVQPTLQSAMLHLSRQQPQEQAGIVLPQSPLNFNQVVLGMSPTANQSLPSLQLSHGALLSNQPNYQEPNPSSSSATHQAQFLPRFS; translated from the exons ATGGAAAAGCCTAGCCCCTTTCCCTCGGAGATAGGTGATGCGATTCGGAAAAGCTCCGAAAGTGTACCAACATTGCGCTTTACACTCACTTTATCGAAAAGCAACGAGAAGACGTGTCCCGAGTTTTCGTTTCTGGACCTCGTAAAATCCTCTGCACGCAAG TCGAGTGAAACTTCAGAGAAGGCTTCATGGGATGACGATGATAGAGATGACGAGAAATTAAAAGCCTTGGCTAAGAAATTTGAAGAGAAATAC GCTCCAAAACCCAAGCTTCAGAAACGCAGACGAGATCGCGTAGAG gatTTGATCGATGTGACATATGGCTATGATGACACAGATCCATTTGTTGACGACAGTGAAGCG CATGATGAGTTGCTACCAGCTGATTGGACAACTGAACATGGTGGCTTCTATATCAACCAGGGCTCTCTGAATTTCAGACCAGTTTCCCCAGGTGATGAAAG TGCTGATGAGGATTTTCAAAAGGCAAAGAAAGTCAAGCTTAAATCGCCCAAG AAACTCCCAAAGGTGCCTAAGGTGAAAAAGGTCAAAGATCCGAACATAAAGAAGGAACGGAAGAAATCATTGGACAAGGAAAAGAAGCCTAGAAAGAGCTCAGT TGATAAAGAAAAGAAGCATAAAAAGAAGCTTAGCCTATCAAGTGGAAATAATTCAACATTGCTGTCATCTCCGTCTTCCTCTGCAAAAAATGCTGGGGTCAAAAAGAGTCCTGGAGCAACACCCTCAAACCTCATTTCTAGTCCAAATGGAAGCCCCCAGGCAACAAACAATGTCATTGCAAATCACTCATCGCCAGCCAAACAACTGAATACTTCTCAGTTGAGCAGCGAAGGAGAACTGCCTAATGGCACTGCCGGTGCAACGAGTGTAGAGAACATGTCAGTAATATCAGCAGATACTGCTCAGAATACCTCACTTCAAAATGGAATCCAGTCTAGTGACGTGAGTATGTCGGAGTTACCAGAACCAACTCTTCCGCAATGTTTGCCAACTGATGTGGAAAGCTGCATTTTAAGACTGAAACAGGCTGGTGCAGACGGCAATAAGGAGGGAAAATGCAAGTTCTTCACTCCCGCTGTTAACCACATGTTGTTGGA GCTTGAAACCAAGTCAAGAGCATTAAGCAGTAAAGTACGATCG ggaatATATGAATTCTTAGCATTCTACCTTCCATGTACAAAGGAGACATTGCTGAAAAGAGCAAAGAAACTTCTTTTGAATGACCAG gctGGGCGTTTGAGAGAACCAATGGCTAAACTTAAAGCAG CTGTTGATAGAGTTATCCCTGAACAAATGAAGAGATTTGAAGAGGAAGTTAGACAACATGTTGAAGAAGAGAGCCAGAAACAGAG TGTTCCTATTCAAGATGGGGAAAACCCAGATGATCACAAG AAAGAACTTTTCAAGTCAGCAATGGAAGTCCGTGAAGACAATGAAAAAACTGATGAAATTGCCACACCAACAGATCCTAAT GCACCCGTCCAGCTTGATGACAAAGCGAAGAAAAATGTTCCAAAGAGGAAGTTTATTTGGTCTGAAGAATTGAG AAGTCTATTGTGTGATGTTGTTCTGATGAAGATCAAAATCTTTGAAATGTCCAAGACAAGAGCTCAATCTGCTGAAGAATATTTAAAG TCCTTCTTTGACAATGAAGTGCGGCCATTATGGCCTAAGGGCTGGATGACAAGCAG aatCCTTCTTAAAGAAAGCAAGCAAGCTCATGGAAAATTCACCAGTGTTCC GGCTAAAGCATATAAGAAAC CTGGACCGGTTCCAAAAAAGCAAGGGGAATCTCCTGAAAACCAGGACAGT AATGTTGGCAATACTGATGTCAAAGACTCACTTAACAAGTTATCCACTTCCATTAGCCCTACAGTCAGTACTGGGGTCTCAGTTCCCACAATTTCTTCGTCTACAGAAACACCAGCAATATCGGCACTTATGAATCTTGCTCAGTGCAAGCAAGAACCTTTAGATGTCAAACCAGTGACAGCTGCTGTTTCGCAGACTGTTGCAGCAGTAAATAAAAAACCTGTGGTTACCCCTGCAGTAGTGACCAAAATGGAAACGACAGCTGTGAGCAGACCAGAGATGGTTCTCCAAGCTGTCCCAATAATCACAGGATTGAACCTTGCAAAGAAAGATGCCACTGTGCATAAGATCTCTGTCAAATCGATCCCTGTTTTAGACAATCTCAAATCTAAGCCAGCTGTGACTATTTTGGACTTTGCAGACGTGGGTTCACTGGAAAGTCAAAGAGAAGCATTAAAGCAGTTGCCTTCTCAGCATCCTGCAACTTCAAAACAGCAATCCACATCTCTTTTGAACAAGACACCGTCACCACAAGAAAAACTGAGAGAACCAACTCCCAGGGAGCAAGCCTTGACTCATCTCCCAAGTTCTGTGATTACCACAGCGGTTTCTCTTCCTAGTCATTCGTCTTCTATTTCAACTGCATGGACTCAACCTGCCATGACATCTCCACCCAAGGTTGTAAGGTCCTCTGCTGCTGTTATCCCAAATTCAGCTGTTCTCGCAGCTTCTGTTGCAAACCTTGGGACTGCAGGTTTGccaaacagcttcattgcattgACATCATCATCGTTTAGACATttacagcagcagcagcaacaacaacaagcatCAGTTGCAGATATGCGACAACAACAGCAGCACCAGCATCCAAAGCCCGCAGCAGATCTTGTGTCAGCAATTAGACGGCAACAACAGCACCTCCAGCAAGCACAGTCCCAGCAACCTGTTGCTTCAGCACCTCCTGCTTCTCCTCAAACAATCCTTGACAGCATCACTTCACCAAGAAG GCTTTCAGGTGACCTCAAGAGCTGCCAAGCTGTGCCTTCGGGATTCACTCAAGGCTTGTCACCTCAGTCTGTTGCTATGTCACTCAATTCACCTCTTTCGTCACAGCCAATGCACCAACCGCAACCCCCTAACCTGACCTTGTTTGGTGCCAATCTCCAGGGTAAGGTGACCACACCCCTGACCCACCTTGGAATGGTTCAACCCACACTCCAATCAGCCATGCTTCACCTTTCTCGGCAACAGCCGCAGGAACAAGCTGGAATTGTTCTGCCTCAGAGTCCATTAAATTTTAATCAAG TTGTTTTGGGAATGAGCCCAACAGCCAATCAAAGCTTGCCATCATTACAGCTGTCCCATGGTGCATTGCTCTCCAACCAGCCAAACTATCAAG AGCCAAATCCAAGTTCTTCAAGTGCAACACACCAAGCACAGTTTTTGCCTCGTTTTAGCTAG
- the LOC136916181 gene encoding ubinuclein-2-like isoform X2 → MEKPSPFPSEIGDAIRKSSESVPTLRFTLTLSKSNEKTCPEFSFLDLVKSSARKSSETSEKASWDDDDRDDEKLKALAKKFEEKYAPKPKLQKRRRDRVEDLIDVTYGYDDTDPFVDDSEAHDELLPADWTTEHGGFYINQGSLNFRPVSPGDESADEDFQKAKKVKLKSPKKLPKVPKVKKVKDPNIKKERKKSLDKEKKPRKSSVDKEKKHKKKLSLSSGNNSTLLSSPSSSAKNAGVKKSPGATPSNLISSPNGSPQATNNVIANHSSPAKQLNTSQLSSEGELPNGTAGATSVENMSVISADTAQNTSLQNGIQSSDVSMSELPEPTLPQCLPTDVESCILRLKQAGADGNKEGKCKFFTPAVNHMLLELETKSRALSSKVRSGIYEFLAFYLPCTKETLLKRAKKLLLNDQAGRLREPMAKLKAAVDRVIPEQMKRFEEEVRQHVEEESQKQSVPIQDGENPDDHKKELFKSAMEVREDNEKTDEIATPTDPNAPVQLDDKAKKNVPKRKFIWSEELRSLLCDVVLMKIKIFEMSKTRAQSAEEYLKSFFDNEVRPLWPKGWMTSRILLKESKQAHGKFTSVPAKAYKKPGPVPKKQGESPENQDSNVGNTDVKDSLNKLSTSISPTVSTGVSVPTISSSTETPAISALMNLAQCKQEPLDVKPVTAAVSQTVAAVNKKPVVTPAVVTKMETTAVSRPEMVLQAVPIITGLNLAKKDATVHKISVKSIPVLDNLKSKPAVTILDFADVGSLESQREALKQLPSQHPATSKQQSTSLLNKTPSPQEKLREPTPREQALTHLPSSVITTAVSLPSHSSSISTAWTQPAMTSPPKVVRSSAAVIPNSAVLAASVANLGTAGLPNSFIALTSSSFRHLQQQQQQQQASVADMRQQQQHQHPKPAADLVSAIRRQQQHLQQAQSQQPVASAPPASPQTILDSITSPRRLSGDLKSCQAVPSGFTQGLSPQSVAMSLNSPLSSQPMHQPQPPNLTLFGANLQGKVTTPLTHLGMVQPTLQSAMLHLSRQQPQEQAGIVLPQSPLNFNQEPNPSSSSATHQAQFLPRFS, encoded by the exons ATGGAAAAGCCTAGCCCCTTTCCCTCGGAGATAGGTGATGCGATTCGGAAAAGCTCCGAAAGTGTACCAACATTGCGCTTTACACTCACTTTATCGAAAAGCAACGAGAAGACGTGTCCCGAGTTTTCGTTTCTGGACCTCGTAAAATCCTCTGCACGCAAG TCGAGTGAAACTTCAGAGAAGGCTTCATGGGATGACGATGATAGAGATGACGAGAAATTAAAAGCCTTGGCTAAGAAATTTGAAGAGAAATAC GCTCCAAAACCCAAGCTTCAGAAACGCAGACGAGATCGCGTAGAG gatTTGATCGATGTGACATATGGCTATGATGACACAGATCCATTTGTTGACGACAGTGAAGCG CATGATGAGTTGCTACCAGCTGATTGGACAACTGAACATGGTGGCTTCTATATCAACCAGGGCTCTCTGAATTTCAGACCAGTTTCCCCAGGTGATGAAAG TGCTGATGAGGATTTTCAAAAGGCAAAGAAAGTCAAGCTTAAATCGCCCAAG AAACTCCCAAAGGTGCCTAAGGTGAAAAAGGTCAAAGATCCGAACATAAAGAAGGAACGGAAGAAATCATTGGACAAGGAAAAGAAGCCTAGAAAGAGCTCAGT TGATAAAGAAAAGAAGCATAAAAAGAAGCTTAGCCTATCAAGTGGAAATAATTCAACATTGCTGTCATCTCCGTCTTCCTCTGCAAAAAATGCTGGGGTCAAAAAGAGTCCTGGAGCAACACCCTCAAACCTCATTTCTAGTCCAAATGGAAGCCCCCAGGCAACAAACAATGTCATTGCAAATCACTCATCGCCAGCCAAACAACTGAATACTTCTCAGTTGAGCAGCGAAGGAGAACTGCCTAATGGCACTGCCGGTGCAACGAGTGTAGAGAACATGTCAGTAATATCAGCAGATACTGCTCAGAATACCTCACTTCAAAATGGAATCCAGTCTAGTGACGTGAGTATGTCGGAGTTACCAGAACCAACTCTTCCGCAATGTTTGCCAACTGATGTGGAAAGCTGCATTTTAAGACTGAAACAGGCTGGTGCAGACGGCAATAAGGAGGGAAAATGCAAGTTCTTCACTCCCGCTGTTAACCACATGTTGTTGGA GCTTGAAACCAAGTCAAGAGCATTAAGCAGTAAAGTACGATCG ggaatATATGAATTCTTAGCATTCTACCTTCCATGTACAAAGGAGACATTGCTGAAAAGAGCAAAGAAACTTCTTTTGAATGACCAG gctGGGCGTTTGAGAGAACCAATGGCTAAACTTAAAGCAG CTGTTGATAGAGTTATCCCTGAACAAATGAAGAGATTTGAAGAGGAAGTTAGACAACATGTTGAAGAAGAGAGCCAGAAACAGAG TGTTCCTATTCAAGATGGGGAAAACCCAGATGATCACAAG AAAGAACTTTTCAAGTCAGCAATGGAAGTCCGTGAAGACAATGAAAAAACTGATGAAATTGCCACACCAACAGATCCTAAT GCACCCGTCCAGCTTGATGACAAAGCGAAGAAAAATGTTCCAAAGAGGAAGTTTATTTGGTCTGAAGAATTGAG AAGTCTATTGTGTGATGTTGTTCTGATGAAGATCAAAATCTTTGAAATGTCCAAGACAAGAGCTCAATCTGCTGAAGAATATTTAAAG TCCTTCTTTGACAATGAAGTGCGGCCATTATGGCCTAAGGGCTGGATGACAAGCAG aatCCTTCTTAAAGAAAGCAAGCAAGCTCATGGAAAATTCACCAGTGTTCC GGCTAAAGCATATAAGAAAC CTGGACCGGTTCCAAAAAAGCAAGGGGAATCTCCTGAAAACCAGGACAGT AATGTTGGCAATACTGATGTCAAAGACTCACTTAACAAGTTATCCACTTCCATTAGCCCTACAGTCAGTACTGGGGTCTCAGTTCCCACAATTTCTTCGTCTACAGAAACACCAGCAATATCGGCACTTATGAATCTTGCTCAGTGCAAGCAAGAACCTTTAGATGTCAAACCAGTGACAGCTGCTGTTTCGCAGACTGTTGCAGCAGTAAATAAAAAACCTGTGGTTACCCCTGCAGTAGTGACCAAAATGGAAACGACAGCTGTGAGCAGACCAGAGATGGTTCTCCAAGCTGTCCCAATAATCACAGGATTGAACCTTGCAAAGAAAGATGCCACTGTGCATAAGATCTCTGTCAAATCGATCCCTGTTTTAGACAATCTCAAATCTAAGCCAGCTGTGACTATTTTGGACTTTGCAGACGTGGGTTCACTGGAAAGTCAAAGAGAAGCATTAAAGCAGTTGCCTTCTCAGCATCCTGCAACTTCAAAACAGCAATCCACATCTCTTTTGAACAAGACACCGTCACCACAAGAAAAACTGAGAGAACCAACTCCCAGGGAGCAAGCCTTGACTCATCTCCCAAGTTCTGTGATTACCACAGCGGTTTCTCTTCCTAGTCATTCGTCTTCTATTTCAACTGCATGGACTCAACCTGCCATGACATCTCCACCCAAGGTTGTAAGGTCCTCTGCTGCTGTTATCCCAAATTCAGCTGTTCTCGCAGCTTCTGTTGCAAACCTTGGGACTGCAGGTTTGccaaacagcttcattgcattgACATCATCATCGTTTAGACATttacagcagcagcagcaacaacaacaagcatCAGTTGCAGATATGCGACAACAACAGCAGCACCAGCATCCAAAGCCCGCAGCAGATCTTGTGTCAGCAATTAGACGGCAACAACAGCACCTCCAGCAAGCACAGTCCCAGCAACCTGTTGCTTCAGCACCTCCTGCTTCTCCTCAAACAATCCTTGACAGCATCACTTCACCAAGAAG GCTTTCAGGTGACCTCAAGAGCTGCCAAGCTGTGCCTTCGGGATTCACTCAAGGCTTGTCACCTCAGTCTGTTGCTATGTCACTCAATTCACCTCTTTCGTCACAGCCAATGCACCAACCGCAACCCCCTAACCTGACCTTGTTTGGTGCCAATCTCCAGGGTAAGGTGACCACACCCCTGACCCACCTTGGAATGGTTCAACCCACACTCCAATCAGCCATGCTTCACCTTTCTCGGCAACAGCCGCAGGAACAAGCTGGAATTGTTCTGCCTCAGAGTCCATTAAATTTTAATCAAG AGCCAAATCCAAGTTCTTCAAGTGCAACACACCAAGCACAGTTTTTGCCTCGTTTTAGCTAG
- the LOC136916206 gene encoding uncharacterized protein translates to MPISLHSHSGQFCKHAFSMLEDVVLRVVDVGFEHYGLSEHMPRFLPEDLYEEEVADNVSPTDLQVMFEGFVKEAKSLQEKYKAKVSLIVGMETDVIREDSFEIIRRLKKEFQLDYIVGSVHHIDGIPIDCSLEQFEEAERLVGGTEKVICQYFDDQLKLLQEVKPEVIGHFDLIRLHRPEFEMTDLIWKKVVRNINFGISYGALFEINTSGASPNKKLQFPYPHRRILKFMVASGARLTLSDDSHGVGDVGFWYDSLPQFLRDNNVSELYYLERELVTTGSMDQGNRVLCKKLADWSKHSFWEKCAGVLKEDLW, encoded by the exons ATGCCTATTTCTTTACATAGTCACAGTGGACAGTTTTGTAAGCATGCATTCAGCATGCTAGAGGATGTGGTTCTGAGAGTAGTGGATGTGGGTTTCGAGCACTATGGCTTGTCTGAGCATATGCCACGATTTTTGCCGGAAGATTTGTATGAAGAAGAAGTGGCG GATAATGTGAGCCCCACAGACCTCCAGGTCATGTTTGAGGGTTTTGTTAAAGAAGCTAAATCCTTGCAggaaaaatacaaagcaaaagtCTCGCTCATTGTTGGCATGGAAACAGATGTTATCAGAGAAGATAGCTTTGAAATAATAAGGAGATTGAAAAAAGAATTTCAGTTGGACTATATAGTTGGATCAGTTCACCACATTGATGGGATTCCAATAGACTGCAGTCTTGAACAGTTTGAAGAAGCAGAAAGACTTGTTGGTGGAACAGAGAAAGttatttgccaatattttgatGATCAGTTGAAGTTATTGCAAGAGGTCAAACCTGAAGttattggccattttgatcttATCAGACTTCACAGACCAGAGTTTGAGATGACGGATTTGATTTGGAAGAAGGTGGTGCGGAATATAAATTTTGGGATTTCTTATGGTGCTTTGTTTGAGATAAACACCAGTGGTGCTTCACCAAATAAGAAACTGCAGTTTCCTTATCCTCATAGAAGGATTCTCAAG ttcatGGTTGCTTCAGGAGCTAGACTCACTTTGTCAGATGACTCCCACGGTGTTGGTGATGTCGGTTTCTGGTATGACAGTCTTCCTCAGTTCCTCAGGGACAACAATGTATCAGAGCTGTATTACTTAGAGAGGGAACTGGTAACCACTGGCTCGATGGATCAAGGAAACCGTGTTTTATGCAAGAAGTTAGCTGATTGGTCCAAACATTCGTTTTGGGAAAAGTGTGCTGGTGTTTTGAAAGAGGATCTGTGGTGA